The following are from one region of the Hydrogenimonas sp. SS33 genome:
- a CDS encoding HAD family hydrolase, with protein sequence MTRPIILFDLDGTLIDSTEAILESFAYACRRFGKAVPDRERVTAMIGIPLGAMFERTGVPDGEVPRFVEAYKERYRAISCEKTRLLPGAKEALERASAFARLGVVTTKTGKYSIEILKHLGVMDCFETLVGSEDVTRHKPHPEPIFEALRRMGGTPAAVWMVGDTTMDMEAAKRAGAGAVAVGCGYGTPEALEGCSDKVAKDAVEAVEWIARSLRERG encoded by the coding sequence GTGACGCGCCCCATTATCCTTTTCGATCTGGACGGCACCTTGATCGACTCTACCGAGGCGATCTTGGAAAGTTTCGCCTACGCCTGCCGGAGATTCGGCAAAGCGGTGCCGGATCGGGAGAGGGTGACGGCGATGATCGGTATTCCCCTGGGGGCCATGTTCGAGCGAACCGGCGTCCCCGACGGGGAGGTGCCGCGCTTCGTGGAAGCCTACAAAGAGCGCTACCGGGCCATCAGCTGCGAAAAGACCCGGCTGCTTCCCGGGGCGAAAGAGGCGCTGGAGAGGGCATCGGCTTTCGCGCGCCTCGGCGTGGTGACGACCAAAACGGGAAAATACTCCATCGAAATTCTGAAGCATCTGGGGGTGATGGATTGCTTCGAGACCCTGGTGGGCAGTGAAGATGTTACCCGCCACAAACCCCATCCCGAACCGATTTTCGAAGCGCTTCGGCGCATGGGCGGAACGCCCGCAGCCGTCTGGATGGTGGGAGATACGACGATGGATATGGAGGCGGCGAAACGTGCCGGTGCGGGGGCGGTGGCGGTAGGGTGCGGGTACGGGACGCCCGAAGCCCTCGAAGGTTGCAGCGACAAGGTGGCAAAAGATGCCGTGGA
- a CDS encoding peptide-binding protein: protein MTRIAFFLFLQLSLFASTLHLTLGANPSRINPLLATDSASGEVTGWIFNGLVKFDRHANIVGDLAESWEFLSPTHLRFHLREGVKWQDGKPFTSEDVVFTFDLTRSPKLFTPYASDFRYVKRVVAVDSKTVDVFYKEPYYKAVSIWMMGILPAHLWRGVKDPMTSSLNRHPVGTGPYRLVSLANSGDVVLKANPDYFEHKPNIETIHYHFIPDPTTQFLMLKAHKLDLGSLTPLQIEKQIDASFKAFYRIVTLPGRGYTYLGFNLKRDKFKDPRVRRAIDMAIDKKALVDILFFSHGKVCLGPFMPGTFAYPKNPPKPLYDPKRAKALLAEAGYDEAHPLTFTITTNANNATRLYAAQIIQYQLGKIGVKVKIRAMEWQAFLNTVVTPRRFDAILLGWSLGLIPDAYPLWHSDSDKLGGFNLVGYHNKEVDRLIEEAERSTDMKKVGRLYRKIFGLIAKDRPYVFLYIPDAITVVNRRITPIVPSVIGIMHNQIDWIKP from the coding sequence TCTGACCCTCGGGGCCAACCCGAGCCGGATCAATCCCCTTCTGGCGACCGATAGCGCCAGCGGGGAAGTGACGGGGTGGATCTTCAACGGACTGGTCAAATTCGACAGACATGCCAATATCGTCGGCGATCTCGCCGAATCGTGGGAGTTTCTCTCGCCGACGCACCTGCGCTTCCATCTGCGCGAAGGAGTGAAATGGCAGGATGGCAAACCCTTTACTTCCGAAGATGTGGTTTTTACCTTCGACCTGACCCGTTCCCCCAAACTCTTCACCCCCTATGCCAGCGACTTCCGCTATGTGAAACGTGTCGTAGCGGTCGACAGTAAGACAGTGGATGTCTTCTACAAAGAGCCCTACTACAAGGCTGTCTCCATCTGGATGATGGGGATACTCCCGGCCCATCTGTGGCGGGGCGTGAAGGACCCTATGACATCCAGCCTCAACCGCCACCCCGTCGGAACGGGCCCCTACAGGCTGGTCTCCCTCGCCAACTCCGGGGACGTGGTCCTGAAGGCAAACCCCGATTATTTCGAACACAAGCCCAACATCGAAACGATCCACTACCACTTCATCCCCGATCCGACGACCCAGTTTCTGATGCTCAAGGCCCACAAGCTCGACCTGGGTTCTCTGACGCCGCTGCAGATCGAAAAGCAGATCGACGCCTCTTTCAAGGCGTTCTACCGCATCGTTACCCTGCCGGGGCGGGGGTATACCTACCTGGGTTTCAACCTCAAACGGGACAAATTCAAAGATCCCCGGGTACGCAGGGCGATCGACATGGCCATCGACAAAAAGGCGTTGGTCGACATTCTCTTTTTCTCCCACGGCAAAGTGTGCCTCGGCCCCTTCATGCCGGGCACCTTCGCCTACCCGAAAAACCCGCCGAAGCCGCTCTACGACCCCAAGCGGGCAAAGGCGCTGCTGGCGGAGGCCGGGTATGACGAGGCCCATCCGCTGACGTTCACCATTACGACCAACGCCAACAACGCCACACGGCTCTATGCCGCCCAGATCATCCAGTATCAACTGGGAAAGATCGGCGTGAAAGTCAAGATTCGGGCGATGGAGTGGCAGGCCTTTTTGAACACGGTCGTCACACCGCGGCGGTTTGATGCCATTTTGCTGGGCTGGAGCCTGGGGCTCATCCCCGACGCCTACCCCCTCTGGCACTCCGACTCCGACAAGCTGGGAGGCTTCAACCTGGTGGGCTACCACAACAAAGAGGTGGACCGGCTCATCGAGGAGGCGGAGCGCAGCACCGATATGAAGAAGGTGGGGCGCCTCTACCGGAAAATCTTCGGGCTGATCGCCAAAGACCGCCCTTACGTCTTTCTCTACATTCCCGACGCCATCACCGTCGTCAATCGGCGCATCACCCCCATCGTCCCCTCCGTCATCGGCATCATGCACAACCAGATCGACTGGATCAAGCCGTGA